A window of the Geomonas agri genome harbors these coding sequences:
- a CDS encoding L,D-transpeptidase family protein, which yields MGYNEIRDANRGVDPILPKAGIVVTIPSAWIPPPATERPCIVVNLAELRLYFFPESDITPITSFPIGIGDEGVDTPLGRFFIVDKIMDPYWHVPKSIRRQRPQLPAAVAPGARNPLGRHALRLSRQDILIHGTNRPYGIGRRSSHGCLRLYPGDMASLFVKAQEGMRVTVIDLPVKVGVKEDRVFIEFHRQDKHTVDVGAVLHLMADRNLLHRIDMGKLVRAYYENRGYPVEIS from the coding sequence TTGGGGTACAACGAGATCCGAGACGCTAATCGTGGTGTCGACCCGATCCTGCCGAAAGCTGGAATCGTTGTTACCATACCTTCCGCGTGGATACCACCGCCAGCTACGGAGCGCCCTTGCATTGTCGTGAACCTGGCTGAGTTACGCTTGTACTTTTTCCCGGAGAGTGACATCACCCCAATTACTTCCTTTCCAATAGGCATTGGAGATGAAGGTGTGGATACTCCGCTTGGACGCTTCTTTATTGTAGATAAGATAATGGATCCTTACTGGCATGTTCCGAAGTCCATTCGTCGGCAGCGCCCGCAGCTTCCTGCTGCAGTTGCTCCTGGTGCGCGCAACCCTTTGGGGCGTCATGCGCTGCGCCTGTCACGCCAGGACATCCTTATTCATGGTACTAACCGTCCCTATGGCATTGGCCGACGATCGAGCCATGGTTGCCTGCGCCTTTATCCAGGCGACATGGCGTCCTTGTTCGTGAAAGCTCAGGAAGGGATGCGGGTAACGGTCATCGACCTGCCTGTGAAAGTGGGAGTCAAAGAGGATAGGGTATTCATCGAGTTCCATCGGCAAGATAAACACACTGTCGATGTTGGGGCGGTCCTGCATCTGATGGCCGACCGCAACTTACTGCATCGAATCGACATG